From the Moraxella sp. FZFQ2102 genome, the window ATCATCAAGGAATAAATCATGCAAAAACACTCATGGCAACTCACCCCATTGCTGCTGGCGATGGCAACCGTATTGGCGATGCAAGGTGCGCACGCTGATGATGACGCAGTCCAAGCAGTATCCGAGATGGCGCCCAAAACAGCGGATACACCGACAGTGATGCTCGATGCCGAAGAGATCGTGGTGCAGCGTGGCGCGCGTGTTCATAGTGCGTTTGGCGGTGCGAAGCCATCGGATATCGTGGTCACAGCCGATCAGCTGCGCAGCCGTGCGGCGACTTTGGGTGATGCGCTGTCAGGCGAGTTGGGCGTGCGTTCAAGCCACTTTGGTGGTGGTGCGTCTGCGCCAATCATTCGTGGGCAAGAGGGTAAGCGATTGAAGATTTTGCAAAATGGCAGTGATGTCATCGACATGGCAAGCCTATCGCCTGATCATGCGGTGATGGTCGATCCGCTGTTGGCAGGGCAAGTTGAGATCGTGCGCGGTCCAAGTACTTTATTGTACAGCTCGGGCAATGTCGCAGGTCAGATTAATGTGGTCGATGATGTGATCTTGGATCATGTGCCAGATGCACCGACAGGCGATGCGACGCTGCGCTTTAATACAGGCAGTGATGAGAAAGTGGCAAGCGTCGGTGTGTCACTGCCGATCGGTTCACAAGTAGCAATCAGCGCCAAGGGTATCACGCGCCGCGCGAACGATTATCAGACGCCTGAATATCAGCGTTATCAATTTGACAATGAAAAAGCACTCAAAGAGCATTTGGCAGCGCCTGAGAATCTGGCAAGCTTAGAATCAGAATATCAGCACTGGCTTGCCAATCATCATCAACAGCCGTATTTTCGTTATCGTCCTGCCAATGAGCGACATTTCATCCGCAGCGAATCGCAGTATCTGGAACAAAAGCAGCGTTATACTGATGCCATCGTAACGCCTAAGCATTTAGATTATCTGCCTGACAGCTGGGCGAATGCTGATGCGCTGTCACTGGGCGTATCGTGGGTGGGCACATCAGGATATGTGGGCGCATCGGTGAGTCATCGCGAAGATGAATACGGCTTACCTGCGCACAATCCGATGTACGAAGGCTGTGGCGCGTATGTCATCTCACCTGCGTCCGAGCGCGACAAGCCTTATCTGATGAGCTATCCGCAGCTGATGGGCGAAGATGATGTCAATTATCTCAATCCGCGCGCCGACTGCCTACAGGCTGAAGTGTTCGACTCCAGTGGTGGGCATACACACAGCACCAAAGAACACACGCACGGCGCACCGCACATCACGCTGACCAATCGCCGATATGATCTTAAAGGTGAGCTGTACGATCCGATCGCAGGCATCAATACGGTAAAACTATCGGTAGGACACAGTGATTATCAGCACCAAGAAAAAGAAGGCGACACCATCAGCAGTGATTTTAAAAATAAAGCCACGACAGCACGGTTGGAAATGATCCAAACACCAACTGAGAAACTCTCAGGCACTTGGGGTGTGCGCTATTTGACATCCAAAAACAGTGCGCTGTCACCGAGTATCGCCAAAGGTCGGCAGACACTGGGTGAGAACCGTACGGATAATATCGCCTTGTTTGGCTTGCAGCAATACGAACTGAGCGATGCGCTAAGCCTGCAGGCATCGGCACGCGCCGAACGCCAGCGCATTAAGATGGATTATGATCTTGATAAGATCACAAGCGTCATGCAGCCAGTGCCGAACCGCTACAACAGCTCATACATCGACGCTGCCAACCAAAAACGCGCCGAGCATTTAGCCCAAGCACTCAATGACACCAAAGCCAATCAAGACACTGCCTATTCTTATGCACTGGGTGCAACTTGGAAATTTGCCCCTAAGCACAGACTAACCGTGACGGCATCGCACCAAGAACGCTTGCCCAACGCCCAAGAACTGTACACGCATGGTGCGCATTTAGCGACCAATTCATTTGAAGTGGGGAATAAGAATTTAACCAAAGAAAAGTCGAATAACCTTGAGATCGCGTTGGATTATCAAGGGGAGAAATTGGATTATCAATTGGCGGCGTATCATTATGATTTTGATAATTATATTTACTTACAGACGCTCAATGCATCACTGGGCAATAGTGCGGTGATCGCGCCTTATTCCTTGAGAATCAACCGCTACAGCCAAGCCAAAGCCAAGTTCTCTGGCTTAGAAGGTAGTATCGGCTATCAGTTCACGCCTGTGTATCATGCGTCACTGTTTGGCGATGTCATCACAGGCAAGCTGACCGATTTGCCTGATGAAGTGGTCGCTTATGATAATTGGACGGATGAAAGAACCTACGCTGCCCAAGTAGATCGCTACACCCCGCGCCTACCGCCAGCACGATTGGGCGCGCGTATCAAGGCAGATGTCGCCGATGGTGTGTCGGGCGAGCTTGAGTATTATCATGTCTTTGACCAAAATAAACTGTCAAAATTCGAGCAGCCGACCCAAGGGCATCATATGCTCAATCTTGGCGTGAATTATCGTAACGATTGGGGCGCAGGCGAGTATGAACTGTTCTTGCGCGGCAATAACCTGCTCGATGAGCCTGTGTATGCGCACGAGACTTTTTTGCCCTACATTCCGCAGATGGGGCGTAATTTTAGCCTAGGCGCGACTTATCGCTTTTAAGTGTGCGACCAAAAAATCGGAGTGTGATGCTTCGATTTTTTTGTGTAAATTTGGGGTGATGTGATAAGAAATCCGCTTGAGTTTTGATAAGATTTGGTGAATAATAAAGGTGAAAAGATGGGATTTTTTCAACAGGTCAATCAAGCAAAGGAGTCAGACAATGAAAAGCGTTGAACATTATCAAGCGGCGCTCTTGAGCCTAAAACAAGAATACCAAGCGCGCATCGAGAAAATCAAAGATCGCATTGCCCACCCAGAAGATAACAGCAATCAAGACTGGGATGATCAAGCCGTCGCCGCCACGCGTGATGAGATGCGCATGAAGCTTGTGCAGGAAGCCGAAGAAGGTCTCACCCAAGTCAATGCAGCACTACGCCGTATCGAAGAAGGTGGCTATGGGGTGTGTAGCGAGTGCGGCGAAGACATCGAAGAAGGGCGATTGGATGCAGTGCCATTTGCAACTTTGTGCGTGGCTCATGCTAAGTGAGTGATGATAAAAATGCGGCTGATGGGTCGCATTTTTATTGCTCATTTCACTGAGCGATTAGTGGGTTTGTGCTGTGCTCTGTTGGTGGATTTTGGCGTTAAACGGCAATATCATGAAGCACAAAAAACAAAAGCACAGCTTTAATAAACCGTGCTTTTATTGATTAATCGCGCAAATTTAATCTGCTTGGCTGCGTAGATACTGCGCCAACAATGCCACAGGGCGACCTGTTGCGCTATTGGTGCTGCCACTCTTCCATGCTGTGCCTGCGATGTCTAAGTGCGCCCATGCTTGATTTTCTTTGATAAAGCGCTGCAAGAAGCACGCCGCAGTCACTGAACCAGCTTCACGGCCGCCGATGTTTTGGACATCTGCGATTTTTGAGTTCAGCTGTTCGTTGTAGCTATCGTCCAGTGGCATATGCCACACCAGATCATTGGTAAATTCGCTCGCACTTTCTAGGGCGAACAGTAGATCTTCATCATTACTGTACAGACCTGAGCGCACGCTGCCCAAGGCGATCACGCACGCGCCTGTTAAGGTTGCGGTATCGATGATGGCTTTTGGCTTGTAGTTTTCTTGGACATAGCACAGCGCATCGCACAGCACCAAGCGACCTTCGGCATCGGTATTCAGCACTTCGACGCTCATGCCATTCATCGCTGTGACTACATCACCGGGGCGAGTGGCGCGCGCCGATGGCATATTTTCAGCACAAGCCAGTACCGCCACGACATCGATGGCAAGATTTGCTTCTGCGATGGCTTTGATGGTACCTAGAATCGATGCAGCACCGCCCATGTCAAATTTCATCTCTTCCATGCCGGCAGCAGGCTTTAATGAAATACCACCTGTATCAAAGGTCAGACCCTTGCCCACCAGTGCGATCGGGTTCGACAGGCGCGATTTTTTGCCAGCGCGACCAGTTTTGCCATAGTATTCGATGACGGCGAGTTTGCCTTCTTCGTCTGAGCCTTGCGAGACGGCGAGAAAGCAACCCATGCCCATTTTTTGCATTTCTTTTTCGCCAAGGATGCTGACGCTGATCTTTTCGGCGTAGTCTTTGGCGAGCTGTTTTGACTTTTTTGCCAGTTCAGATGGCGTTAGGACATTCGGTGCTTCGTTGGCGACATCGCGCGCGACGCTCACTCCTTTGGCAGTAGCAAGCACGAACGCTAGCGCGGCTTGATAGGCGTCAAGCTCATCACGGTTTGAGATGATGGTGATGTCTTTGATGGCGTCGCTGTCGGCAGCTTTTGCCTTGTGATGATCGAAGCGATAGCTTGCAGCAAGTAGCGCAAGACCAAACTGTGTAAAGTGCTTGTGGCAGATGGTATCACCCCATAGGATCACCGCGCGCGGTGCGTTTTTGATCGCGGTATAGGTGGCAGCAGCGACTTTGGCGATATTACCCGCAAGCTTATCAAGCTTACCCACGCCGATCACGGTCAGCACAGGCAGCTCTTTGGCGTGAATGGCATAATCAGTCACACTCTCGCCAAGACCACCCTTGAAGCTGCTTTGGCTGATCAGATCTTGGGCGCGTGTAAGATATTCGGCATCACCCAAGCCACCAAGCACAGTGCCGTCATCGGTCACATAGGCGATGATGGTCGGTATGGGGTTGTTTTTGGTGGCTTTTTTGGCGGTGTATTCTGTCTGAACAGACACGCTGAGCGCGATATTTGGCATGATCATTCCTTAGGTTTATTTTATAAATATCGAGAAAAATACTCGATGGCGATGGGTTTAGTGTAGCATAATTTTTGGGTCTAGCAACTTAAAAATCACAACGAGTTTGTAAAATCTGAATCAGGCTGCCTGACAGACGATCCATTCAGTTGCCAATTGGTTTGGCGATTAATGAATGATGAAAATAAACTTGCCAAATCGCTTAAAACTACCGCGATTTTTTGGTATGATAAGCGGTTTATCTTATTGAATTTTTGGAATCGTATTTGTGATTTTGCGTCGCTATCTGACCAATCAAGTTGCTATCACCACCGCCTTAGTTGTCGGTTTTTTGGTGGTGATGCTGCTTGGCGGTCGTTTAATTCGCTATTTTGGCATGGCGGCAGAAGGCGGCTTGGATGTCAGTGTGCTGTTTAGCCTGATTGGTTATAATTTGCCGTATTTTCTTGAGCTGATTTTGCCTTTGTCATTTTTCATCGGCTTGATGTTGGTGCTTGGGCGACTTTATACCGATCATGAGATGGCGGTGATTAATAGCAGTGGTATCAGTCGTGGGCGATTGGCACGGATGCTGTCGATGCTTGTGATCGTGATGATGCTGATCGAAGCAGCGATCACGCTATTTGCCAAGCCATGGGGCATGGAGCGCGCGACCAATATCTGGACTGAGCAGTCGATGACGCAGGTGTTCGACATCATTCAGCCCAAGCAGTTCATCAGTAGCGGCGATTATCATCTGTATGTCAATGAAATCGGCGCGCGCCGTGAGTCGCTGCATGATGTCATCGTCGTGCAGATGCCCAAGGACAAGGCAAGCGCACCGATCGCTCACCAAGAGCTACAAGGCGATGACGCGGCTGCCTTACAGAATATTCCAGAGAATTATAAAAGCCAATACGATTCGCTGATTTTCGCGCGCTCTGCCACCCAAGTCGCAAGCTCGGACGGCTCAATCCAGCTGGATCTGCACCAAGGTCGCCGCTATGAAGTCGATCCGCTGACACGCCGCTATAGCCAAATCGGCTTTGAACGCTATCGCATCACCATCGCAACAGGCGCACTGCCTGATACCGAAGCGATGCGCATCGAAGGCATCGCCACGCCATCACTGATCGGCATGATCACAGGCGACATCAGCCGTGAGAATGTCAATGAAGCCTATGCTGAGCTTGGCTATCGGCTGAGTCTGCCGTGGATGATGCTGCTTGCGGTGATGCTTGCGACACCACTGTCCTATGTGCGTCCGCGCCAAGGCAGATGGCTAAAGCTTGTGCCTGCTTTGTTTATTTACATTGCTTGTGTGATGGTGATTATTTCGCTCAAAGACACCGTGTCCAAAGGCAAAATCTCGGTCGCAATCTACCCTGTAGCGATCGTGCTGATGTTCGCTTTTGCACTGTATTTGAATTATCATGAACGCCTGATGGCAAGAATGCGCCTAAGTCGCCATACCAGTGAGAAGTTATCATGAAAGCTTGGCTATTACCCCGATATGTGATGCGTTCGGCGCTGCTTTCGATGACGGCGGCGGTGATTGGCTTGTGGCTTTTGCAGATTCTGTTTGCGTATTTGGCAGAGATTGAAGATGTCAGTGATACTTATACGCTGATGGATGCGATGACCTTTATTTATTATCGCGCGCCGTATTTTTTGACGCAGTTTTTGCCGACTGGGACGCTGCTTGGCGCGGTGGTGGGCTTGGGTTTGCTTGCTAATCACAGTGAGCTTGTGGTGATGCGTGCAGCAGGTTTGAGCATTTATCGCATCATCGGCTGGGTGATGATTCCTGCGATGTTGTTTGTGCTGATTTCGCTTGGCGTGGGGCAGTTTGTCGTGCCAAGTGCCAATCATCAAGCGTCTTTGGTGGGCAAAAACCAAACCGATCAGCGGCTGATTACCATCAATGGCTACTGGACGGTCAATCAGCATGACAAGACCGAAGACATCACCTACATCAGCTATGCCGATAGCGATGGCAAGCTCGGTGAAGTCAAGCGTTATCAGCGTATCGATGGCAATCTGACCACAGTGATGCGCGCCCAAAGCGGTGTGTATCAACCACAAGCCGATGCGGGCGGTCGCTATACTTGGCAGCTTAATAACATCAATCATCTGAGCATTCATCCGACAGGTGTCAGCCAAAGCCACAGCGATTATGCGACCTTATCTTTGCCGCTTGCGCCGATGGACATTTATCTACTCACGCGTGACCCTGAAGAGCTGTCGATGACTGATCTGTACGCGCATCGTCAGCTGATGAAAAGCCAAGGCACGCGCTCGCTTCGTCATGAAGTCACCTTTTGGCAAAAGCTGTTCATGCCGTTCTCGGTGCTGTCATTGGTACTGCTTGCATCGTCCTTTGTCTTTGGTTCATTGCGATCCCAAAGCTTGGGTTTGCGCATTGTCTTGGCATTATTAACAGGGCTATTGTTCAGTTATTTGACCGATTTGGTAGGCTTTATCGCGTTGGCAACTGGATTTTCGCCGATGTTGATGGCGTTTTTGCCCATTGTCATCAGTGCATTGGCAGGCGTGTATTTATTGAATAAGCGTTCTGGCTAAGAAGATAAGTTGTTGATTTGAAAATAAAGCAATCTTTTGGTATCAAGATTGCTTTTTTTGTGGATGAGTTTTTTAAACCATTTTTCAAACATTTTAAAAATCATCAAACCAGCTTTAACTGCTTAGCCGTCGCCATGCAAGTCTGATAGCGTTTATCGACGCGTGTGGCGAACCAATTGGTATTATAATCTTGCGACAGTTTCGGCCCTGAGATGGTGACTTGTGGCATGATCGCATAGCTTGGGTTTTTACCCATTTTTTTGGTGAACAGATCGCTGACAGCTTGATAAGTGCGCGTATTTTCGAAATCTTGGCGTTTTTCTTTACGCAGATCGGCGCGGATTTGTCGCTCGCTTAAGCCTGATTGATTGGCGGTGAGTAGCTTGATCACTGCTTGTTCGGTGGTGGATTTTTGGCTGATGGCATCACCGTCTTTATACAGTAAAAGATCGCCATCAATGGCAAGCTTGATACCGCTCAAAGTCGCCACACGCTGCTGAAAGGCAGCATTGCGGCTAGAGTACATCCCAGAATTATAATCAGCAAAGCGGTACAAGGGCTTATCATAATCTGCCTGATACACCATCAAGCGGTGAATACCGTAGTACAGCCCGCCGTACTGCGTGTACAAATCATTGCGTAGCTCACGATCACCCATGCTCATCCGGCGATGCGCTCGTGCGTAGTCGATATGCACCTGCATCGAGCCGAGCGTGGTCACGGGGTTGATGCGCTCATCGATGCCTTGACCAGATAGCTTGGTGATATTAGCGATACCCGATACTTTATAAGTCTTTGTAAAATAATCAAAAATTTCTTGGTATAGCTCATCAAGCTGCTTCTCGGTTTTGACCGCTTGGATTTGTTTGATGAAGTTGTTTTGTTTGGTGGGGCGGGTTTCGAGCATATTGCGAAACACTGGCGCCAGATTTTTGCCAAGTTTGTCTTCAAGCTTATCATCGATGGCGGATAAGGCAGCCTTACCAAGATTGGGCACGCTGGGGTTGGCATGAAAGTTGGATTCTTGGTCGATGATGGCGATGGCGGTGCAGACATTTTGGGTGCTTAACGGAATGTTAAGCTCGCCATAGATGCGAGCGATATCCGATGCCCAGCTGTCACGAGCGCTGACACGATGTGGGATGAGTTTGGCGATTTGTTTGTCGCTGAGTGCGCTGCTGTTGCTTGGGACGGCATTTTGGATAAAATCACAACCGCCTAGCAGAGTCATCACTGCAAGTGGTAGGGTTAGTTTTAGTGTGTGAATAAGAGGCTTGGTCATCGGTCATCACCACGGAAAGTCAGCGCCAATCGGCACAAGGTGATATATCTTAAGGGATGCAAAAAAAGCGGTCAAGACATCGGCACAAAATTTAACCAATGCGTAAGATTCTAAAGCTGGTAGTCGGCAGACGCCTTGCGATTGGGCATCTGCCAAGTTGTTTTGGTTATTTTGCCATCAGGCATCTGTGACAGGGTGCTTTCGCATCAGACATTCTTGCTGAGTACTGGCGACGAGATGACCGTTTTGCCAAAACTGACCATGATTGAGCCCTTTGGCATGGCTTGTGGTGTCGCTCCACATATCATAAAGCAAAAATTCTGTGACATCAAAGGGGCGATGAAAGTGCATGCTGTGATCGATACTCGCCATCTGCATACCGGGGGTGGTGAGTGTCAGTCCATGACCAAGTAGTGATGTCCCTGCCAAATAATAATCCGAAATGAATGCCAGTACTGCTTGATGAATGGCGACAGGTTGTTCGCCAAGCTTATACGCACGCACCCAAAACGCATGGCGGGGATAAGTTGGTGCCGGATTGATCGGATCTTGGGGATGGATTGGACGCATCTCAATCGGACGCTCACGCATGAAGCGAAGTTTGAGTGGCTCTGGCACCTTATCGACCAAAGTGTGTTTGAGTTGCTGCTCGGTCTGGAGTGTCTCGGGCGCAGGATAGCTTGGCATCCGACCTTGGTACTCAAGACCACCTTCCATTGGCGAAAATGATGCAATCATCGAAAAAATCACTTGCTCTTTGGTCACCTTTTGACCATTTTTATCCAGTCCTTCGACATACTGCACAGCGATGACTTCACGAGCTGACAGGCTGCGACCATCTCTCAGACGACGCACTTGATAAGTAATAGGCAGACGAATATCACCACCACGCAAAAAATAGCCATGCAGACTATGGCAAGGCTTATCATACTCCAAGGTATATGCCGCTGATAGCAGTGCCTGTGCCAACACCTGACCACCAAAGACACGCGGCCCAACAAAATCAATGCTATCGCCCACAAAGGTATCATCGCCATCTTGGCGCAGTTTAAGCACTTCTAGCAGTGCATCGATGCCAGTTTCGGGCAGGGTGGTATCGTTGAGATAGTTTTCATAAGCGGTTTTGGCAGCCATGACACATCCTTTATGCGAAATAAAAATCAATACAAATCAAAATTTAGCAAAAAGTATAGCATTTTTTGACCCAAAATCAGCCAAAAAACACAAAAAAATGTTAGAATGAAAAGTCATTTTGGTACAAACAAATCTAGCAGAGTCGTACGGATTGCCATCGACATCCGCCGCAGATTCATCGGATTGTATTATTTATCGCACAGTTTTTGGTGACTTTTTATGTTCAAATTGCCCAATTGGTTGTCGTCGAAGATATCGACGGCTGACAAGCCTGCCGCAAGCAAAGCGCCCAGCAACCAAACGCCGAGCTCCTATCGACAGCTATCCGCCAAAGGCCTATCCTTGGCGGTCAAGCCGACGGTCATCGGCGAAATTCCTGTGCTTGATCCGACGATTCCGACCTTTTATGTGATCCGTACTTATTCTCGATCAAACAGCCTGCTTGTTGGGATGCAGACTGATGAACTTGGCTTGCCATCGGCACTGGCCGAAGTGCGTGCCGATGGCATTCATGAGACTTCGGCGATGATTTTTTTGAAAGATCGTCGCTCGGACAGCACGCGCCAGACGACGGTGCCACGATTGGAGCGCTTGATTCAGGCGTGCTTGGCAAATCCTGAGCTCAAGGTGCAAGTCGTGCCTGTGACCATCTTGTGGGGGCGTGCACCTGACAAGGAAGAATCGCTGTTTCGCTTGATGATGGCGGATGAATGGGCATCACCATCCAAGACCAAGCAGCTGTTTAATATCGGTGTGATGGGGCGTGATACCTTTGTGCGATTTAGCGAGCCTAAGGATCTACAATCACTCATCAATGACGCCAAAGCAGGCGTGGGTGATGATTTGACCACGACCATCGCCATGCGCCTAAAAGGCTATCTGGATAAACAGCGCACGAGCATCATCGGTCCTGATCTGTCAGATAAGCGTAATATCGCCGGCACGATCCTGTCATCACCAGTGGTGACTGATGCCATCGAAAAGCACGCCGCCGAGACCGGCAAATCCATCGCTGCTGTCAAAGCTGAAGCCCAAGGCTATTTGGGCGAGATCACGAGCGACTATTCGCATTCGGTGGTGCGTTTTTTTGATCATTTCCTGACATGGCTATGGACACGACTGTATGACGGCGTGGAAGTGCGTCATTTTGAGCGTGTGCGTGCTTTGGCGCCTGATTTTCAGATTGTCTATGTGCCATGCCATCGTAGCCACATCGATTATCTATTATTGTCTTATGTGATTTATAAGCGTGGCCTGCGAATCCCGCATGTCGCTGCCGGTGAGAACCTAAATATCCCGATCCTAGGTGAGATCTTACGCAGTGGCGGGGCGTTCTTTATGCGTCGTAGCTTTAAGGGCAATGCTTTATACAGCACGGTGTTCAAAGAATATGTACACAGCCTGATGCAGCGCCAAGCACCGATTGAGTACTTCATCGAAGGTGGTCGCTCTCGCTCGGGTCGTCTGCTGCCACCGAAACTTGGGATGCTGGCAATGACGGTCAATAGCCATCTGCGTGAGCCTGCCAAACCTGTGGTATTTATCCCAACTTATATCAGCTATGAGCGTATCATGGAAGGGGCGACTTATGTCGGTGAGCTCAAAGGCAAGCCAAAAGAAAGTGAGAATTTATTAGGCCTACTAAAAACTGCCCGTAAGATTGAGCGGATTTTTGGTACGGTGCATCTAGCTTTTGGTGAGCCGTTGTATCTCAATGATTTTATGGCTAAATTCGATGTCGCCATCCAAGATGGTAGTGATGAGAATACCGCTAAGACGCACGCCATGGTACAAAACCTTGGCGTCAAAGTGATGCAAAACATCAACAAAGCCGCCGTGGTCAATCCTGTGTCGCTGCTGGCACTGGTGCTACTGTCCACACCCAATGCTGCACTTGATGAAGCGCAGTGCCTAGAGCAGATCAAGCTGTATCAGCACATCGCCCAAGCGCTGCCTTATGATCCTGATACTCATGTCACCGACATGAGCCCAAAAGAGATCTTAGAATACGGCATTAAGCTAAAGCTCATCGAGCGTACACCGCATATCCTAGGCGATATGATTCGTGTGGCGGATAAGCAAGCACCGCTACT encodes:
- a CDS encoding TonB-dependent receptor; the protein is MQKHSWQLTPLLLAMATVLAMQGAHADDDAVQAVSEMAPKTADTPTVMLDAEEIVVQRGARVHSAFGGAKPSDIVVTADQLRSRAATLGDALSGELGVRSSHFGGGASAPIIRGQEGKRLKILQNGSDVIDMASLSPDHAVMVDPLLAGQVEIVRGPSTLLYSSGNVAGQINVVDDVILDHVPDAPTGDATLRFNTGSDEKVASVGVSLPIGSQVAISAKGITRRANDYQTPEYQRYQFDNEKALKEHLAAPENLASLESEYQHWLANHHQQPYFRYRPANERHFIRSESQYLEQKQRYTDAIVTPKHLDYLPDSWANADALSLGVSWVGTSGYVGASVSHREDEYGLPAHNPMYEGCGAYVISPASERDKPYLMSYPQLMGEDDVNYLNPRADCLQAEVFDSSGGHTHSTKEHTHGAPHITLTNRRYDLKGELYDPIAGINTVKLSVGHSDYQHQEKEGDTISSDFKNKATTARLEMIQTPTEKLSGTWGVRYLTSKNSALSPSIAKGRQTLGENRTDNIALFGLQQYELSDALSLQASARAERQRIKMDYDLDKITSVMQPVPNRYNSSYIDAANQKRAEHLAQALNDTKANQDTAYSYALGATWKFAPKHRLTVTASHQERLPNAQELYTHGAHLATNSFEVGNKNLTKEKSNNLEIALDYQGEKLDYQLAAYHYDFDNYIYLQTLNASLGNSAVIAPYSLRINRYSQAKAKFSGLEGSIGYQFTPVYHASLFGDVITGKLTDLPDEVVAYDNWTDERTYAAQVDRYTPRLPPARLGARIKADVADGVSGELEYYHVFDQNKLSKFEQPTQGHHMLNLGVNYRNDWGAGEYELFLRGNNLLDEPVYAHETFLPYIPQMGRNFSLGATYRF
- a CDS encoding TraR/DksA family transcriptional regulator, which encodes MKSVEHYQAALLSLKQEYQARIEKIKDRIAHPEDNSNQDWDDQAVAATRDEMRMKLVQEAEEGLTQVNAALRRIEEGGYGVCSECGEDIEEGRLDAVPFATLCVAHAK
- a CDS encoding leucyl aminopeptidase, whose product is MPNIALSVSVQTEYTAKKATKNNPIPTIIAYVTDDGTVLGGLGDAEYLTRAQDLISQSSFKGGLGESVTDYAIHAKELPVLTVIGVGKLDKLAGNIAKVAAATYTAIKNAPRAVILWGDTICHKHFTQFGLALLAASYRFDHHKAKAADSDAIKDITIISNRDELDAYQAALAFVLATAKGVSVARDVANEAPNVLTPSELAKKSKQLAKDYAEKISVSILGEKEMQKMGMGCFLAVSQGSDEEGKLAVIEYYGKTGRAGKKSRLSNPIALVGKGLTFDTGGISLKPAAGMEEMKFDMGGAASILGTIKAIAEANLAIDVVAVLACAENMPSARATRPGDVVTAMNGMSVEVLNTDAEGRLVLCDALCYVQENYKPKAIIDTATLTGACVIALGSVRSGLYSNDEDLLFALESASEFTNDLVWHMPLDDSYNEQLNSKIADVQNIGGREAGSVTAACFLQRFIKENQAWAHLDIAGTAWKSGSTNSATGRPVALLAQYLRSQAD
- the lptF gene encoding LPS export ABC transporter permease LptF, with the translated sequence MILRRYLTNQVAITTALVVGFLVVMLLGGRLIRYFGMAAEGGLDVSVLFSLIGYNLPYFLELILPLSFFIGLMLVLGRLYTDHEMAVINSSGISRGRLARMLSMLVIVMMLIEAAITLFAKPWGMERATNIWTEQSMTQVFDIIQPKQFISSGDYHLYVNEIGARRESLHDVIVVQMPKDKASAPIAHQELQGDDAAALQNIPENYKSQYDSLIFARSATQVASSDGSIQLDLHQGRRYEVDPLTRRYSQIGFERYRITIATGALPDTEAMRIEGIATPSLIGMITGDISRENVNEAYAELGYRLSLPWMMLLAVMLATPLSYVRPRQGRWLKLVPALFIYIACVMVIISLKDTVSKGKISVAIYPVAIVLMFAFALYLNYHERLMARMRLSRHTSEKLS
- the lptG gene encoding LPS export ABC transporter permease LptG, with the translated sequence MKAWLLPRYVMRSALLSMTAAVIGLWLLQILFAYLAEIEDVSDTYTLMDAMTFIYYRAPYFLTQFLPTGTLLGAVVGLGLLANHSELVVMRAAGLSIYRIIGWVMIPAMLFVLISLGVGQFVVPSANHQASLVGKNQTDQRLITINGYWTVNQHDKTEDITYISYADSDGKLGEVKRYQRIDGNLTTVMRAQSGVYQPQADAGGRYTWQLNNINHLSIHPTGVSQSHSDYATLSLPLAPMDIYLLTRDPEELSMTDLYAHRQLMKSQGTRSLRHEVTFWQKLFMPFSVLSLVLLASSFVFGSLRSQSLGLRIVLALLTGLLFSYLTDLVGFIALATGFSPMLMAFLPIVISALAGVYLLNKRSG
- a CDS encoding DUF1615 domain-containing protein, producing the protein MTKPLIHTLKLTLPLAVMTLLGGCDFIQNAVPSNSSALSDKQIAKLIPHRVSARDSWASDIARIYGELNIPLSTQNVCTAIAIIDQESNFHANPSVPNLGKAALSAIDDKLEDKLGKNLAPVFRNMLETRPTKQNNFIKQIQAVKTEKQLDELYQEIFDYFTKTYKVSGIANITKLSGQGIDERINPVTTLGSMQVHIDYARAHRRMSMGDRELRNDLYTQYGGLYYGIHRLMVYQADYDKPLYRFADYNSGMYSSRNAAFQQRVATLSGIKLAIDGDLLLYKDGDAISQKSTTEQAVIKLLTANQSGLSERQIRADLRKEKRQDFENTRTYQAVSDLFTKKMGKNPSYAIMPQVTISGPKLSQDYNTNWFATRVDKRYQTCMATAKQLKLV
- a CDS encoding acyl-CoA thioesterase II; its protein translation is MAAKTAYENYLNDTTLPETGIDALLEVLKLRQDGDDTFVGDSIDFVGPRVFGGQVLAQALLSAAYTLEYDKPCHSLHGYFLRGGDIRLPITYQVRRLRDGRSLSAREVIAVQYVEGLDKNGQKVTKEQVIFSMIASFSPMEGGLEYQGRMPSYPAPETLQTEQQLKHTLVDKVPEPLKLRFMRERPIEMRPIHPQDPINPAPTYPRHAFWVRAYKLGEQPVAIHQAVLAFISDYYLAGTSLLGHGLTLTTPGMQMASIDHSMHFHRPFDVTEFLLYDMWSDTTSHAKGLNHGQFWQNGHLVASTQQECLMRKHPVTDA